The following are from one region of the Edwardsiella tarda ATCC 15947 = NBRC 105688 genome:
- a CDS encoding ZirU family protein, whose translation MHESIKSAHFKSLTDTKNNMLSASHHANSNEALMSKRLGLDLLHEIGDMKNRVSCAIVSTSTSVKKRRQMLTWVNVICQILSPISMTFTPVIVARAEVPPRPVYTSTQPYILRNDDSIASIAAKFNTTPAQLEKLNQFRHFAHGFMQVGPGDEIDVPNPAMEKRRQHDEESAAQRSRVDSSRRETWLQPPAPLMQAGMALASSHPSEATTSLARTLATSAANEEIQTWLKQYGTARVQLNVDKNFSLQESALDWLLPLSDTPNLTLFTQLGARNKDHRHTMNIGVGARTLFGNWLFGLNTFYDRDLTGHNSRIGIGAEAWTDYLQLSANSYFRLGSWHQSHDFADYDERAANGFDLRANGWLPALPQLGAKLVYEQYQGEHVALFGKDNLQRNPSALTAGINYTPFPLLTIGIDERLGKEGHNDTQFNIQLNYHPGAEWQSQIDPGAVAATRRIDEARYNLVERNNNIVLEYKKQDLIHLALSSHAIRAWPGSVHTLSAILQSKYGIEQISWQDGGLAAAGGQLIALDKTHFRLTLPPYKVARARNAAPTPTAEEIAANTYHLTAIAFDSQGNPSNSETLVVTVQPLQAVLRSAPIVTGDYALANGRDQIGVDFIVQDSQGNPLVDREVILHTNNGAQPTTLTVKTDSRGIAHIAVTNTNAGITRVTAEIDGQTQYQDITFVHPDISITISGLVKGYPLVGETLSAQVSCGTAGCPSALRYQWQIEDAINSGRYSDIPGANATTYTPIGSDQKRRIQVIVNPE comes from the coding sequence ATGCATGAATCTATAAAATCTGCACATTTTAAATCATTAACAGACACTAAAAATAATATGTTAAGCGCATCACATCACGCCAATTCAAATGAGGCGTTGATGAGTAAGCGACTAGGATTGGATCTGCTGCATGAGATAGGCGATATGAAAAACAGGGTAAGTTGTGCCATCGTTTCTACGTCGACAAGCGTCAAAAAGCGTCGACAAATGCTGACTTGGGTTAACGTGATCTGCCAGATCCTTTCCCCTATCAGCATGACATTTACCCCCGTTATCGTTGCGCGTGCCGAGGTGCCGCCGCGGCCAGTTTATACATCCACGCAGCCTTATATATTACGCAACGATGACAGCATCGCTAGTATCGCGGCTAAATTTAACACAACACCAGCTCAGCTCGAGAAACTCAATCAATTTCGCCACTTTGCGCATGGCTTTATGCAGGTAGGGCCCGGGGATGAAATCGATGTCCCTAACCCAGCGATGGAGAAGCGGCGGCAACATGACGAGGAGAGCGCGGCACAACGGAGTCGCGTGGACTCATCACGCCGAGAAACCTGGCTGCAGCCGCCAGCACCGCTGATGCAGGCAGGCATGGCGCTCGCCTCATCCCATCCCTCTGAGGCGACCACGTCACTGGCACGCACGCTGGCTACCAGCGCAGCCAATGAGGAAATTCAAACCTGGTTGAAACAATATGGCACAGCACGTGTTCAGTTAAACGTCGATAAGAACTTCTCCCTGCAAGAAAGTGCATTGGATTGGTTACTCCCGCTCTCGGATACCCCCAACCTAACGCTCTTTACTCAGCTCGGTGCTCGAAATAAGGATCATCGTCATACTATGAATATCGGCGTAGGCGCTCGAACTTTATTCGGCAACTGGTTATTCGGCCTCAACACTTTTTATGATCGCGATCTCACTGGCCATAATTCACGTATTGGCATAGGAGCCGAAGCATGGACCGATTATTTACAGCTATCGGCGAATAGCTATTTTCGATTGGGTAGTTGGCATCAGTCACATGATTTTGCCGACTACGATGAACGAGCCGCCAATGGTTTTGACCTACGCGCCAATGGTTGGCTACCGGCATTACCTCAATTAGGTGCCAAACTGGTTTATGAACAATATCAGGGGGAGCACGTCGCATTATTCGGCAAAGATAATCTCCAGCGCAACCCATCCGCACTGACTGCTGGAATTAACTACACCCCCTTCCCATTATTAACGATCGGCATCGATGAACGTCTAGGGAAAGAGGGGCATAATGACACCCAATTTAACATCCAATTAAATTATCATCCTGGTGCCGAATGGCAGTCACAAATTGATCCCGGCGCCGTCGCAGCAACCCGCCGTATCGATGAGGCACGCTACAATCTCGTCGAACGGAATAACAACATCGTGTTGGAGTATAAGAAGCAAGATCTTATCCATCTGGCGTTATCGAGTCATGCTATCCGCGCTTGGCCTGGAAGCGTACATACACTCAGCGCAATACTGCAAAGTAAATATGGCATTGAGCAGATAAGCTGGCAGGATGGCGGCCTCGCCGCCGCCGGTGGCCAGTTGATCGCACTCGATAAAACGCATTTTCGCTTAACGCTACCGCCCTATAAGGTAGCGCGCGCGCGCAACGCCGCCCCCACGCCCACGGCAGAGGAGATCGCCGCTAATACCTACCATCTGACGGCGATAGCTTTCGATAGCCAGGGCAACCCGTCCAACAGCGAAACCTTGGTGGTCACCGTACAGCCGCTCCAGGCGGTATTGCGCAGCGCCCCAATCGTTACCGGCGACTATGCCCTTGCCAACGGCAGGGATCAGATCGGTGTGGATTTTATCGTGCAAGATAGCCAAGGCAATCCCTTGGTCGATCGCGAGGTGATCCTCCATACCAATAATGGCGCACAACCTACCACGCTCACCGTGAAAACCGACTCCCGTGGCATCGCCCACATCGCTGTCACCAACACGAATGCAGGCATCACCCGCGTAACTGCGGAAATAGATGGCCAGACACAGTACCAAGATATCACCTTTGTCCACCCGGATATCAGCATCACCATTAGCGGACTAGTGAAGGGCTATCCCTTGGTCGGCGAGACGTTGAGTGCACAGGTCAGTTGTGGAACGGCTGGATGCCCAAGCGCGTTGCGTTACCAATGGCAAATCGAGGACGCCATTAACAGTGGGCGTTATAGCGATATTCCGGGAGCCAACGCTACGACCTATACCCCCATAGGGAGCGATCAGAAACGCCGTATTCAGGTCATCGTCAATCCAGAATAG
- a CDS encoding helix-turn-helix domain-containing protein has product MNTLTKSLTVHTIEDINQWVVFLKENTYCGDIQLFTPEHLDFYGEVNLSITPDKGTIMNVFSTPSSVVKNERSNDVFALIYMDTPLYCVYRDKLIEGAGKDTLLVNGGNPFTLGSKYLRHSTTVIFTLSQLGSNNASITTLFDGRMASTLQFGSLINKVMAEISSQHAQREKLQILIDILNLSTGSAKRYHSSRFNKLCALIQQNSHLDDFSLKDLVDLSGLSLRTIQYIFSREQTRFKDLITKFRIEVVQQQIRSDPARPLQDIVVNSGFRSVYAASRLFHRKYGESLFDYYAKYKL; this is encoded by the coding sequence ATGAATACTCTGACTAAATCACTTACCGTGCATACTATTGAAGATATTAACCAATGGGTCGTTTTTCTAAAAGAGAATACCTATTGCGGTGATATTCAATTGTTTACTCCGGAGCATTTGGACTTTTATGGTGAGGTTAACTTATCAATTACACCTGATAAGGGAACGATCATGAACGTCTTTAGTACACCGAGTAGTGTGGTAAAAAATGAGAGAAGCAATGATGTATTTGCCTTGATTTATATGGATACGCCACTTTATTGTGTCTATCGTGATAAGTTGATTGAGGGGGCGGGGAAGGATACATTGCTGGTAAATGGCGGCAACCCATTTACCCTAGGTTCGAAATATCTTCGTCATTCCACGACGGTGATTTTTACGCTATCACAACTAGGGTCGAATAACGCATCGATTACTACGCTGTTCGATGGCCGGATGGCCTCTACACTTCAGTTTGGTTCGCTGATCAACAAAGTGATGGCAGAGATTTCGAGTCAGCATGCTCAACGAGAAAAACTACAAATACTTATTGATATACTTAACTTATCGACGGGCTCAGCCAAGCGTTACCATAGCTCACGGTTTAATAAACTATGTGCATTAATACAACAGAATAGTCATCTAGATGATTTTTCATTGAAGGACTTAGTCGATTTGAGCGGTCTATCACTACGTACGATTCAATACATATTTTCTCGTGAGCAGACGCGATTTAAGGATCTCATTACCAAATTTCGTATCGAGGTTGTACAGCAACAGATTCGCAGTGATCCCGCCCGGCCATTACAGGATATCGTAGTGAACAGCGGCTTTCGTTCGGTGTATGCGGCCTCCCGCCTGTTTCATCGTAAGTATGGCGAGTCGCTGTTTGACTATTATGCAAAATATAAGCTTTGA
- a CDS encoding methyl-accepting chemotaxis protein → MTWKNTQGRIVLLFISFFIVLIVVSNIIIKLFISPQLVETEVRNIKVSAEAQSDIIKEQMNRVKAQQRAITELVSNLPSEQLDHLLPPLINQYGDSNIFGGGIWPLPGKRDPAKERFSTFYARDASGVLQLNSVWNQPTSQKYWQQSWYLAGLNAPAGECAWANAYQDAASSQPRTNCAMAISKNGQPWGVSTIDVTLGFFNQLAQQMSKTIDGTVLIVEADGKIIGDGTPNAEHATLANLRDLSLPLATPLLTLLKQESKGERQGEYQGEDGRHSLFLLPIAGTPWYLAVDVTNRLLEHHSFEVLSQLAIIQGVMGVIIVLILMAIIRNVFANVTLLNNNIKALSSGGADLTRRLAASRSPEFNQVVDSFNAFISFLHHLMRQVEQSALAISSASRQIAGGNIDLSSRTEEQSAAIVETAASMEELTGTVRLNANNAQQAHQLATQATTAAKAGTAVVNEVVTTMGHISHSSAEIVEIIAVIDGIAFQTNILALNAAVEAARAGEHGRGFAVVASEVRALAQRSAQSAQEIKKLIETSVSNIGQGSDLVRQAGDSMHALAQKVEGVNLLISEISHSSDEQSRGIEQINVAITQLDSTTQQNAVLVEEVATAAQSMEEQTVQLAQVVRSFKL, encoded by the coding sequence ATGACCTGGAAAAATACGCAGGGAAGGATCGTCCTGTTATTCATTAGTTTTTTTATTGTGTTGATCGTTGTCAGCAATATCATTATCAAGCTATTCATCTCACCTCAACTGGTCGAAACCGAAGTCAGAAATATCAAGGTTAGCGCTGAGGCACAAAGCGATATCATTAAAGAGCAGATGAACCGGGTAAAGGCGCAACAACGCGCTATCACCGAGTTGGTCAGCAACCTCCCCAGTGAACAACTCGATCACCTATTACCTCCGCTGATTAATCAATATGGCGACAGCAATATTTTTGGCGGTGGGATCTGGCCGCTACCCGGAAAACGCGATCCGGCTAAAGAACGCTTCAGCACCTTCTATGCCCGTGACGCCAGCGGTGTACTCCAGCTCAATAGCGTATGGAATCAGCCCACCTCCCAGAAATATTGGCAACAGAGTTGGTATCTGGCGGGATTAAACGCGCCCGCCGGCGAATGCGCCTGGGCCAATGCCTACCAGGATGCGGCGAGCTCACAGCCAAGAACCAACTGCGCCATGGCGATAAGTAAAAATGGCCAGCCTTGGGGTGTCTCGACCATCGATGTGACCTTGGGATTCTTTAATCAACTCGCCCAACAGATGAGCAAGACGATTGACGGCACGGTGTTGATCGTCGAGGCCGATGGTAAAATCATCGGCGACGGCACCCCCAATGCCGAACACGCTACACTGGCTAACTTGCGCGATCTCTCCCTGCCATTGGCGACACCGCTACTGACGCTACTCAAGCAAGAGAGCAAGGGGGAGAGGCAAGGCGAATACCAGGGGGAGGATGGGCGTCATTCACTCTTCCTGCTCCCCATCGCCGGGACGCCTTGGTATTTGGCGGTCGACGTCACTAATCGCCTCTTAGAGCATCACTCCTTCGAGGTGCTGAGCCAACTGGCCATCATACAGGGGGTGATGGGGGTGATCATCGTACTCATCCTGATGGCCATCATTCGTAACGTCTTTGCTAACGTGACTCTGCTGAATAACAATATTAAGGCGCTCTCCAGCGGAGGAGCCGACCTGACGCGTCGACTCGCCGCCAGCCGTAGCCCTGAATTCAATCAGGTGGTCGATAGCTTTAATGCGTTTATCAGTTTCCTCCATCACCTGATGCGCCAAGTGGAACAAAGCGCCTTGGCCATCTCCAGCGCCTCACGCCAAATAGCCGGGGGGAATATCGATCTCTCCTCACGCACCGAGGAACAATCTGCCGCCATCGTCGAAACCGCCGCCTCGATGGAGGAGTTAACCGGTACCGTACGCCTGAATGCCAACAATGCCCAACAGGCTCATCAGTTGGCTACCCAGGCCACCACTGCCGCCAAGGCGGGCACCGCCGTGGTGAATGAGGTCGTCACCACCATGGGGCACATCAGCCACTCCTCAGCAGAAATCGTCGAGATCATCGCCGTCATCGATGGCATCGCCTTCCAGACCAATATCCTGGCCCTTAACGCCGCCGTCGAGGCGGCACGAGCGGGAGAACATGGTCGAGGCTTCGCCGTGGTCGCCAGCGAAGTCCGCGCCTTGGCGCAACGCAGCGCCCAGTCGGCACAGGAGATCAAGAAACTGATCGAAACGTCCGTCAGCAACATTGGGCAAGGCAGCGATCTGGTTCGTCAAGCCGGCGACAGCATGCATGCCTTGGCGCAGAAGGTAGAAGGCGTCAACCTGCTGATCTCGGAGATCAGCCACTCCAGCGATGAGCAAAGCCGTGGTATCGAACAGATCAATGTCGCCATCACCCAGCTGGACAGCACTACCCAGCAGAATGCCGTATTAGTGGAAGAGGTCGCAACCGCCGCGCAATCCATGGAGGAACAGACCGTGCAATTGGCACAGGTTGTCCGCAGCTTCAAGCTCTAA
- a CDS encoding YadA C-terminal domain-containing protein, giving the protein MKRHTLAALISSLFVLSSAYGYADDTIPDATATLPVLSPEVPVAPPAAPATLNAAELAAVAKGLPQIGTYLIQAQAEQTIQTALQASIRESLKAPTYFHDEIAKVIQAGSEAEEFRNIVNAAVNTPLIRNSILEPAAKYKVQVDGIKAVENYAGYMSSVYRSSADMAAIAALKAASEANQQSFLFNAALHDALTSNQARAHQVYDTLHAYTSTHVVDYNLGKLAQRVLVDQPKIDTLLGNMIQTVFQPVYQENVVGLLASLQQADASIKSSLASSISNVTQNAQQNTAQYSAYLTDNKVADKLNRAALVAAVQESYQGVQSNQRALTQLQQAHQADLTMAHVVAIGAADAVKKANEANIATTADKVKKANEAALRVAQKANADAIHEAKEALSQDIHGNQQNTLAANLMALGALKGVQETTTELQNLQRSSNASSHAFNTALNDSKRELSAAIQANSHSLSRRIDENRKKAAAGIAGVAAMSNIPIPYAEGSFTVGVGVGYYDSQSAGAIGIGKGFENGLAIKASASFATDSNVAIGGGASWNF; this is encoded by the coding sequence ATGAAACGCCACACCCTTGCTGCGCTGATTTCATCGCTATTTGTCCTCAGCAGCGCTTATGGCTATGCCGACGACACGATCCCCGATGCCACGGCAACGCTACCGGTGCTCTCTCCCGAGGTGCCCGTCGCCCCACCAGCCGCCCCCGCAACATTAAACGCTGCCGAACTGGCGGCGGTTGCCAAAGGACTGCCACAGATCGGTACTTATCTTATCCAAGCGCAAGCCGAACAAACGATCCAAACCGCGCTGCAGGCGTCTATTCGGGAGTCATTAAAAGCGCCGACCTATTTTCATGACGAGATAGCAAAAGTCATTCAAGCTGGCAGTGAGGCGGAAGAGTTTCGAAATATAGTCAATGCGGCAGTGAATACCCCACTAATCCGTAATTCTATATTAGAACCGGCGGCAAAATACAAAGTCCAAGTCGATGGGATCAAAGCCGTAGAAAACTATGCGGGCTATATGAGCTCGGTCTATCGATCCAGTGCCGATATGGCAGCCATCGCCGCGTTAAAGGCGGCAAGCGAGGCTAATCAGCAAAGTTTTCTATTTAACGCCGCGTTGCATGATGCCCTGACATCGAATCAAGCCCGCGCACATCAAGTGTATGATACGCTGCATGCTTACACCTCGACGCACGTGGTTGATTATAACCTTGGTAAACTCGCGCAACGGGTGCTTGTCGATCAGCCGAAGATCGACACCCTGTTGGGGAACATGATCCAAACGGTCTTTCAACCCGTCTATCAAGAGAATGTGGTCGGCTTATTAGCCTCGCTCCAGCAAGCCGATGCCAGCATCAAGTCTTCACTGGCCTCATCCATTAGTAACGTTACTCAAAACGCACAACAAAATACGGCACAGTATTCGGCTTATCTCACCGACAATAAGGTTGCCGATAAGCTTAATCGCGCCGCCTTGGTCGCCGCCGTACAGGAGAGTTACCAGGGGGTACAGAGCAACCAACGGGCGCTCACCCAACTGCAACAGGCACATCAGGCCGACCTGACGATGGCCCATGTCGTCGCCATCGGTGCCGCCGATGCGGTGAAGAAGGCGAATGAGGCTAACATCGCCACTACCGCCGACAAGGTGAAGAAGGCGAATGAGGCAGCCCTGCGGGTAGCCCAGAAAGCCAATGCGGATGCCATCCACGAGGCCAAGGAGGCATTAAGTCAAGACATCCACGGGAATCAACAGAATACGCTAGCGGCAAACTTGATGGCGCTGGGGGCACTCAAAGGAGTCCAGGAGACGACGACAGAGCTGCAAAATCTCCAACGGAGCAGCAATGCCAGCAGTCATGCCTTTAACACTGCCCTAAATGACAGCAAGCGCGAGTTGAGCGCCGCTATCCAGGCGAATAGCCACTCCCTAAGCCGACGCATCGATGAGAATCGCAAAAAAGCGGCCGCGGGTATCGCCGGCGTGGCGGCGATGAGCAATATCCCCATTCCCTATGCTGAAGGCTCCTTCACTGTCGGCGTCGGTGTCGGCTACTACGATAGCCAGAGCGCCGGTGCCATTGGGATCGGCAAGGGCTTCGAGAACGGCTTGGCCATCAAAGCCTCCGCCTCCTTCGCTACCGACAGCAACGTTGCCATCGGTGGAGGCGCCTCCTGGAACTTCTGA
- a CDS encoding chloride channel protein translates to MQKPSSPLQSKRVAVASREAVAMLAIGVVAGLAGWLVALLLHSVQHLAYGYSLHAVISEESFLQGVSAATPGRRFVALMTAGVVAGVGWYALYRYGRPLVGVRAALQRPAQRMPGWESVLHAILQVVTVGMGSPLGRESAPREMGALGAARLASWLGIGAGQTRTLIACGAGAGLAAVYNVPLAGALFTLEVLLRTWRARAVLPALACSAIATEVARFGLGDEYQYHFPAYPVTASLLLWSLLFGPLLGYAGVVFARLGRLAESHSARDGRLVRDNLLAFLLLALLTLWLPALPGNGKGATWLSFNSDVGIALAALLLVAKVAVQYAALRAGARGGLMTPALANGALLACILGSLWLHWFPGTALGAFAVVGAAAFLSASMRMPLTALVLVFELTHIAQDFLLPLSLAVSGATMVRLCLER, encoded by the coding sequence GTGCAGAAGCCTTCCTCCCCCTTGCAATCTAAACGTGTGGCCGTCGCCAGCCGTGAGGCCGTGGCGATGTTGGCGATCGGCGTGGTCGCCGGCCTGGCCGGATGGCTGGTAGCCTTACTGCTGCATAGCGTGCAGCATCTGGCCTATGGCTACAGCCTCCATGCGGTGATCAGCGAGGAGTCCTTCTTGCAAGGGGTGAGCGCGGCCACGCCGGGACGCCGCTTTGTGGCATTGATGACGGCGGGGGTGGTCGCAGGGGTTGGCTGGTATGCGTTGTACCGTTATGGCCGCCCTTTGGTGGGCGTGAGGGCGGCGCTTCAGCGCCCGGCCCAACGTATGCCGGGGTGGGAGAGTGTGCTACACGCCATCTTGCAGGTGGTTACCGTCGGGATGGGTTCGCCGTTAGGGCGAGAGTCGGCGCCACGTGAGATGGGGGCGCTGGGGGCGGCGCGTCTGGCCAGCTGGCTGGGGATCGGCGCGGGGCAGACGCGTACCCTGATCGCCTGTGGTGCGGGCGCAGGGCTGGCGGCGGTGTATAACGTGCCGTTGGCTGGCGCGTTGTTTACCCTGGAGGTCCTGCTGCGTACTTGGCGGGCGAGGGCCGTGCTGCCGGCATTGGCCTGTAGCGCCATCGCGACCGAGGTGGCTCGCTTCGGCCTGGGCGACGAGTATCAGTACCATTTTCCCGCTTACCCGGTGACCGCGAGTTTACTGCTCTGGTCGCTGCTCTTCGGTCCCCTATTGGGTTATGCGGGGGTCGTCTTCGCTCGCTTGGGGCGCCTGGCGGAGTCCCATTCAGCGCGGGATGGCCGCCTGGTGCGCGATAATCTGCTGGCTTTCCTGTTGCTAGCCTTATTAACCCTGTGGCTGCCGGCCTTGCCGGGGAACGGCAAGGGGGCGACCTGGCTCAGTTTTAACAGCGATGTCGGCATCGCCCTGGCCGCCCTGTTGCTGGTCGCTAAGGTGGCGGTACAGTATGCCGCCTTGCGCGCCGGGGCTCGCGGTGGCCTGATGACGCCCGCCTTAGCCAATGGTGCCTTGCTGGCCTGTATCCTGGGGAGTCTATGGTTGCATTGGTTTCCGGGCACGGCGTTGGGCGCCTTTGCCGTGGTGGGGGCGGCGGCCTTCTTATCCGCCTCGATGCGGATGCCGCTAACCGCCCTGGTCTTGGTGTTTGAATTAACCCATATCGCTCAGGATTTCTTGTTACCGTTGAGCTTGGCCGTCTCCGGCGCCACGATGGTGCGTCTCTGTCTGGAGCGCTAA
- a CDS encoding HdeA/HdeB family chaperone — protein sequence MKAKTTFLGASALALTLALSGNALAQEMTMTTVTTPETMTCHEFTQMNPKAMTPVMVWVVNQDRQYKGGDYVDWQQIQTIMVPKVVKICKEQPGKKIVEFRNQIQDLISE from the coding sequence ATGAAAGCTAAAACTACATTTCTCGGCGCTTCCGCATTAGCATTGACGCTGGCGCTGTCTGGCAACGCTTTGGCGCAAGAGATGACCATGACCACCGTAACGACGCCAGAAACCATGACCTGTCATGAATTTACTCAGATGAATCCTAAGGCGATGACGCCGGTAATGGTATGGGTCGTCAATCAGGATCGCCAATACAAGGGTGGTGACTATGTTGATTGGCAGCAGATCCAGACTATCATGGTGCCGAAAGTGGTGAAGATTTGTAAGGAACAGCCGGGTAAAAAGATCGTCGAATTCCGTAATCAGATTCAAGATCTGATCAGTGAATAA
- the gss gene encoding bifunctional glutathionylspermidine amidase/synthase, protein MSVDTHHNDAPFGTLLGYAPGGVAIYSSDYSTLDPRVYPDEASLRSYIDDEYMGHKWQCVEFARRFLFINYGVVFTDVGMAYEIFSLRFLRQVVNDNLLPLCAFANGSPRPPVAGALLIWQKGGEFKGTGHVAVITQLRGDKVRIAEQNVIHAPLPPGQQWTRELTLRLDDGRYTIQDTFDDTEILGWMIHTDDARDSLPQPTLAPEALAIHAAQRHDGSLFDGHWLNERDPVEQSYVQANQGHVINQDPSQYFTISESAEQELIKATNELHLMYLHATDKVLRDDSLLELFDIPKILWPRLRLSWQQRRHCMITGRLDFCMDERGLKVYEYNADSASCHTEAGLILQHWAERGNGVEGYNPGEDLLNELAGAWRHSHARPFVHIMQDEDEEESYHALFMQRALSQAGFESKIVKGLNALRWDNTGQLIDDEGRLVNCVWKTWAWETAIEQVREVSDAEYAAVPIRTGKPEKQVRLIDVLLRPEIMVFEPLWTVIPGNKAILPILWSLFPNHRYLLNTDFTPNEALTQSGYAVKPIGGRCGSNIDLVSRHEEVLDTTSGKFHDQKNIYQQLWCLPRVADKHIQVCTFTVGGSYGGACLRSDSSLVIKKESDIEPLVVLNDSEFLR, encoded by the coding sequence ATGAGCGTAGATACACACCACAATGACGCCCCTTTCGGTACCCTGCTTGGCTATGCGCCGGGTGGCGTCGCAATTTATTCTTCCGACTATAGCACGCTGGATCCCCGGGTTTACCCGGATGAAGCCTCCCTGCGCAGCTACATCGACGACGAGTATATGGGCCACAAGTGGCAATGCGTCGAGTTTGCCCGCCGTTTTTTATTTATTAACTATGGCGTCGTCTTTACCGATGTCGGCATGGCCTACGAAATCTTCTCTCTGCGCTTTCTGCGCCAGGTGGTTAACGACAATCTCCTGCCACTGTGCGCGTTCGCCAACGGCTCACCACGCCCACCGGTCGCGGGAGCGCTGCTGATCTGGCAAAAAGGCGGTGAGTTCAAGGGTACCGGTCACGTCGCGGTGATCACACAACTGCGTGGCGACAAGGTCAGGATCGCCGAGCAGAATGTCATTCATGCTCCGCTGCCGCCGGGACAACAGTGGACGCGAGAGCTCACGCTACGCCTCGACGATGGCCGCTACACCATCCAAGACACCTTCGACGATACCGAAATCCTCGGTTGGATGATCCACACCGATGACGCACGCGACAGCCTGCCTCAGCCGACCTTGGCTCCCGAGGCGTTGGCGATCCATGCCGCCCAGCGTCACGATGGCTCTCTCTTCGACGGCCACTGGCTGAACGAGCGTGACCCCGTGGAACAAAGCTATGTCCAGGCCAACCAAGGGCATGTCATCAACCAGGACCCCAGCCAATACTTCACCATCTCGGAAAGCGCCGAGCAGGAGCTGATCAAGGCGACCAACGAGTTGCACCTGATGTATCTGCACGCGACGGACAAAGTATTACGCGACGACAGCCTGCTGGAATTGTTCGACATTCCGAAGATCCTCTGGCCACGGCTACGCCTCTCCTGGCAACAACGCCGCCACTGCATGATCACCGGGCGTCTCGACTTCTGCATGGATGAGCGCGGGCTGAAGGTCTACGAATACAACGCGGACTCCGCCTCCTGCCATACCGAGGCCGGATTGATCCTGCAACACTGGGCCGAGCGGGGCAACGGCGTCGAGGGGTATAACCCAGGCGAGGATCTGCTCAATGAGTTAGCGGGAGCCTGGCGCCACAGCCACGCGCGGCCATTCGTCCACATCATGCAGGATGAGGACGAAGAGGAGAGCTACCACGCCCTATTTATGCAACGGGCGCTGAGCCAAGCCGGTTTCGAGAGCAAGATCGTCAAGGGACTGAACGCCCTACGCTGGGATAACACCGGTCAATTGATCGATGATGAGGGACGCCTGGTCAACTGCGTCTGGAAGACCTGGGCCTGGGAAACGGCCATCGAACAGGTACGCGAAGTCAGCGATGCCGAGTACGCCGCCGTGCCGATCCGCACCGGTAAACCGGAGAAACAGGTACGGCTGATCGACGTGCTGCTACGCCCGGAAATCATGGTATTCGAGCCGCTCTGGACGGTGATCCCCGGCAACAAGGCCATCCTACCGATCCTCTGGTCGCTGTTCCCCAATCACCGTTACCTGTTGAACACCGACTTCACCCCCAACGAGGCATTAACCCAGAGTGGCTATGCGGTCAAACCGATCGGCGGGCGTTGCGGTAGCAATATCGATCTGGTGAGCCGCCATGAGGAGGTGCTCGATACCACCAGCGGGAAATTCCACGATCAGAAAAATATCTACCAACAGCTCTGGTGCCTGCCACGCGTGGCGGATAAGCATATTCAGGTCTGTACCTTTACCGTCGGCGGGAGTTACGGCGGTGCCTGCCTGCGCTCCGACAGTTCGCTGGTGATCAAGAAAGAGAGCGATATCGAACCCTTAGTCGTGCTCAACGATAGTGAGTTCTTGCGCTAA